A stretch of the Desulfobacter sp. genome encodes the following:
- a CDS encoding cobalamin biosynthesis protein, translated as MPNLPMDTARENKINTKMAVWAITPNGILLGLRLCACFENTTFFIPEKKALPANKLEPFKIRRFNQLKDELCNQFRKFTVHVFIFSTGISVRLIAPLLLSKTTDPAVVVVDEKGYNAISLISGHLGGANQWAAEIGKAINAVPVITTATDINHLPSIDLLSQKADLYIENPGAIKKVNMKFLKGQPLAIDDPKGLITPLIPDVFIGPWPEKKRAPDLLCSWKTKKVSRETLILRPRVLIVGIGCNRGTPHDKMIKFLCQTFERQGLSLNSISILATTEVKADESGILELSKTLNCPIHFYGRTELNSVETIENPSKMAEKYLGVKSVCEAAAILGAQRGQLIVPKQKTREITLAIAVPE; from the coding sequence ATGCCGAATTTACCCATGGATACCGCCAGGGAAAATAAGATAAATACAAAGATGGCCGTATGGGCGATCACCCCCAATGGCATCTTGCTTGGATTGCGTCTTTGTGCCTGCTTTGAGAATACCACCTTTTTTATTCCTGAAAAAAAGGCACTCCCGGCAAACAAATTAGAACCATTTAAGATCAGGCGTTTTAACCAGCTCAAAGACGAGCTTTGCAACCAGTTTAGAAAATTTACCGTCCATGTGTTTATTTTTTCCACGGGCATCAGCGTGAGACTGATCGCCCCCCTGCTTTTATCAAAAACAACAGACCCGGCCGTTGTTGTGGTGGATGAAAAAGGATATAACGCCATCAGCCTGATTTCGGGCCATCTTGGCGGGGCAAATCAATGGGCGGCAGAAATTGGAAAAGCCATCAATGCCGTTCCGGTCATTACAACTGCAACCGATATCAACCATCTGCCCTCCATTGATCTTCTTTCACAAAAGGCTGACCTTTATATTGAAAACCCAGGGGCCATCAAAAAAGTAAATATGAAATTTTTAAAGGGGCAGCCCCTTGCAATAGACGACCCAAAGGGGTTGATCACCCCTCTGATTCCAGACGTATTTATCGGGCCATGGCCTGAAAAAAAAAGAGCGCCAGACCTTTTATGTTCCTGGAAAACAAAAAAAGTTTCACGTGAAACTCTCATCCTGAGACCCCGGGTGCTCATTGTCGGAATCGGGTGCAACAGGGGGACACCCCATGACAAGATGATCAAATTCCTATGTCAAACCTTTGAAAGACAGGGCTTGAGCCTGAACTCCATATCCATCTTGGCCACCACAGAGGTAAAAGCGGATGAATCCGGGATTCTTGAATTATCAAAAACATTAAACTGCCCCATCCATTTTTACGGGCGAACCGAACTCAACAGTGTGGAAACCATAGAAAATCCATCTAAAATGGCAGAAAAATATTTAGGAGTCAAAAGCGTATGCGAAGCAGCAGCGATTCTGGGTGCCCAAAGGGGCCAACTCATTGTTCCAAAACAGAAAACCAGGGAGATCACCCTGGCAATAGCCGTTCCAGAATAA
- the cobJ gene encoding precorrin-3B C(17)-methyltransferase, with protein MRSSSDSGCPKGPTHCSKTENQGDHPGNSRSRIKLFIVGTGPGNVSHMSDRAKEVIRAADCIAGYTTYMELIKDLVKDKQVISTGMMKEIDRVEQAIDAALSGSSCALVSGGDPGIYAMAGLVFELCEKRGVSISRPNQDRGEETQTLEIEVIPGIPALAAGAALAGAPLTHDFAAISLSDLLTRWETIEKRISCAAMADFVIVLYNPKSKKRDWQLGRARELILEQRKGSTPVAVVTGAMRENQKIEFTTLDAMDRADVGMQTVLFIGSNASLKYMDFMFTPRGYTRKYTD; from the coding sequence ATGCGAAGCAGCAGCGATTCTGGGTGCCCAAAGGGGCCAACTCATTGTTCCAAAACAGAAAACCAGGGAGATCACCCTGGCAATAGCCGTTCCAGAATAAAATTATTTATTGTCGGCACCGGCCCGGGCAATGTCAGCCATATGTCCGACAGGGCAAAAGAGGTGATCCGGGCGGCGGACTGTATTGCCGGGTATACCACTTATATGGAATTGATAAAGGATCTGGTCAAAGACAAACAAGTTATCTCAACGGGAATGATGAAGGAAATAGACAGGGTTGAACAGGCCATTGATGCGGCATTGTCCGGGTCAAGCTGCGCCCTGGTCTCAGGCGGAGACCCGGGGATTTATGCCATGGCTGGCCTGGTTTTTGAACTCTGTGAAAAACGAGGTGTTTCAATTTCCCGCCCAAACCAGGACCGTGGGGAGGAGACCCAAACGCTGGAAATTGAAGTGATCCCCGGCATCCCGGCATTGGCTGCAGGAGCTGCGTTGGCAGGCGCTCCTTTGACCCATGATTTTGCAGCCATCTCGTTGAGCGATCTGTTGACCCGGTGGGAGACCATTGAAAAACGGATTTCCTGTGCAGCAATGGCAGATTTTGTCATTGTACTTTATAATCCCAAAAGTAAAAAGAGAGACTGGCAATTGGGTCGGGCCCGGGAACTAATACTCGAACAGAGAAAAGGGTCGACCCCTGTGGCTGTGGTAACAGGTGCCATGCGTGAAAATCAAAAAATTGAATTCACGACCCTGGACGCCATGGATCGCGCGGATGTGGGCATGCAGACCGTTCTTTTTATCGGTTCAAATGCCTCACTCAAATACATGGATTTTATGTTTACCCCAAGGGGATACACCCGGAAATATACAGATTGA
- a CDS encoding cob(I)yrinic acid a,c-diamide adenosyltransferase, translating into MKGYVQVYTGNGKGKTTASIGLAVRAAGAGLNVFILQFMKQGDYSEIKALSKFKNITIEQYGAGQFVKGQPSEQEKQSCAKGYERLCRLVEAGDHDLVIAEEANVACMCNLISEKDLLRLVELKPVHVELVLTGRGAPDALIEQADLVTEMKEIKHYYSQGVTARTGIEK; encoded by the coding sequence ATGAAAGGATATGTTCAGGTATACACGGGCAATGGAAAGGGAAAAACAACTGCCAGCATCGGGCTTGCCGTCAGGGCGGCAGGCGCCGGGCTCAATGTGTTTATCCTCCAGTTCATGAAACAGGGTGATTATTCTGAAATCAAGGCCTTGTCAAAATTTAAAAACATTACAATTGAGCAATACGGGGCAGGGCAATTTGTAAAGGGCCAACCGTCTGAACAGGAAAAACAAAGCTGCGCCAAAGGGTATGAACGGTTATGCCGTCTGGTTGAAGCCGGAGACCACGATCTTGTCATTGCAGAAGAGGCCAATGTGGCCTGTATGTGCAATCTGATCTCGGAAAAAGACCTGCTCAGGCTCGTTGAGCTAAAACCCGTTCACGTGGAACTGGTCCTTACCGGACGCGGGGCGCCTGATGCGTTAATAGAACAGGCTGACCTTGTCACAGAGATGAAAGAAATAAAACACTACTACAGCCAGGGCGTTACCGCTCGGACAGGCATTGAAAAATGA